The Streptomyces sp. BHT-5-2 genomic interval CAGGGCGCGGCCGCCGCGGTCCTGATCCCCACCTCGCTGTCCCTCGCGCTGCCCGCCTTCCCGGCCCGCGAGCGGGCCACCGCGGTCGGTGTGTGGACGGCGGTCAGCGCGGTGGCGGCGAGTTCCGGGCCGGTGCTCGGCGGGCTGCTCGCCGCGGTCGACTGGCGGCTGATCTTCCTGATCAACGTCCCCGTGGTGCTGCTCGCGGTCGGCGCGGGCGGCCGGCTGCTGCCCCGGTCGGTGCGCGGGCCGCGGCAGGCGCTCGACCTGCCGGGGACGGCGCTGGTGCTGGTGTGCGTCGGCGCGTTGGTCACCGCGTTCGTCGAGGCCCCGGAGTGGGGGTACACCACTCCGGCCACGCTCGCCGTCCTGGCCGCCGGCGTCCTGGCGGGTGTACTGGGCGTCCGCCACGTCCGGCGGGCCGAACAGCCCGTCGTGCACCCGGTGCTCTTCCGTACACCCGGCTTCACCCCGGCCACCCTGGGGCTGTTGAGCTACTTCGTCGCCTACGGGGCGATGATGCTCGCCGCGAGCCTGCTGTTCACCGACGTCTGGCACTACCCGGTGCGGACGGCGGGGCTGGCGATGGCGCCCTGGCCGCTGACCGTGCTGGTGGTCTCGGTGGTCTCCGGCCGGATCGTCGGGGCGATCGGCGGCCGGATGACGGCGGTGGTCGGTGCGCTGTGCTTCGTGGCGGCGGCGCTGTGGTGGATCGTGCTGGCCGGCGACGGGAGCGGGGGGACGCACTACGCGGTGCGGTTCCTGCCCGGTCTGGTCCTCGCCGGGTGCGGCACCGGGCTCTACCAGCCGGTGATGTTCGCCGCCGCGGGATCGCTGCCGAGCAGTCAACTCTCCCTCGGATCCGGCGTGCTGATGGTGTCGCGGCAGGCCGGTACCGCGCTCGGCGTGGCCGTCCTGGTCGCCACCATGGGCGGCCGGCAGCAGCCGGATCTGGGGGCGCTGCGCGGTGGCTGGATCATCGCGGCGGTG includes:
- a CDS encoding MFS transporter translates to MTTPHLGGRGTGMPAGAGPAPHLTETDTDVNTGTGTGTDTTSATVITSSTAATSTTAGEAPDPRRWLILAIASAAQFLAVLDLIAVTIAFPAIGQDFAPAPASALSWVLNGYTVVLAALLVPAGRLADEAGRRRCFLIGMVLFGLASAACGAAPTLALLIVARVVQGAAAAVLIPTSLSLALPAFPARERATAVGVWTAVSAVAASSGPVLGGLLAAVDWRLIFLINVPVVLLAVGAGGRLLPRSVRGPRQALDLPGTALVLVCVGALVTAFVEAPEWGYTTPATLAVLAAGVLAGVLGVRHVRRAEQPVVHPVLFRTPGFTPATLGLLSYFVAYGAMMLAASLLFTDVWHYPVRTAGLAMAPWPLTVLVVSVVSGRIVGAIGGRMTAVVGALCFVAAALWWIVLAGDGSGGTHYAVRFLPGLVLAGCGTGLYQPVMFAAAGSLPSSQLSLGSGVLMVSRQAGTALGVAVLVATMGGRQQPDLGALRGGWIIAAVTSAVAVAAALTLRRSGEGRG